The following are from one region of the Flavobacteriales bacterium genome:
- a CDS encoding CofH family radical SAM protein: MQVHLLLERALNFEFLSAEEGEFLFKNAPTSELMYVANELRKIKKNNSKKVTWIIDRNLNTTNVCIANCKFCNFFRVPGHPESYITSMDQYKIKIEETIKYGGEQLLLQGGHHPDLGLKFYIDTFSGIKKMFPNIKLHALGPPEIAHISKLEGLTHIEVLSELKKAGLNSLPGAGAEILNDRVRRLISKGKCTGREWLDVMRAAHQLNLTTSATMMFGHIETISERFEHLVWLREVQAEKPKESKGFIAFIPWPFMDDGTLLKRVKGVSNNVTDDEYIRMIALSRIMLPNIENIQASWLTVGEKTAQICLHAGANDFGSIMIEENVVSAAGAPHRFTADGIQKAIKEAGFEPQLRTQEYEDRALPENMEQQVINY; this comes from the coding sequence ATGCAAGTACATTTGTTATTAGAAAGGGCTTTAAATTTTGAGTTTTTAAGTGCTGAAGAAGGTGAATTTTTGTTTAAAAATGCACCAACATCGGAGTTGATGTATGTAGCTAACGAGCTTCGAAAAATTAAAAAAAACAACAGCAAAAAGGTTACTTGGATAATTGACCGAAACCTAAATACAACAAATGTTTGTATAGCCAACTGTAAATTTTGCAATTTTTTTCGTGTTCCCGGTCATCCGGAGTCTTACATTACTTCAATGGATCAATATAAAATTAAAATTGAAGAAACCATCAAGTATGGAGGAGAGCAATTGTTGCTTCAAGGGGGTCATCACCCTGATTTAGGTTTGAAATTTTATATTGATACTTTTTCTGGGATTAAAAAAATGTTTCCAAACATTAAGCTTCATGCTTTAGGGCCGCCAGAAATTGCACACATCAGTAAATTAGAGGGTTTAACCCATATCGAAGTGTTGTCTGAATTAAAAAAAGCTGGATTAAATTCATTGCCTGGTGCTGGTGCTGAAATATTAAACGACAGGGTTCGACGATTGATTTCTAAAGGAAAATGTACTGGTAGGGAATGGCTAGATGTAATGCGAGCAGCACATCAGCTTAACTTAACCACCAGCGCAACCATGATGTTTGGACACATCGAAACCATTTCAGAGCGTTTTGAACATTTGGTGTGGCTAAGGGAGGTTCAAGCAGAAAAACCCAAAGAATCGAAAGGATTTATTGCGTTTATTCCTTGGCCGTTTATGGATGATGGCACTCTTTTAAAAAGAGTAAAGGGTGTTTCTAACAATGTAACTGATGACGAATACATTCGAATGATTGCTTTAAGCAGAATTATGCTTCCCAATATTGAAAACATTCAAGCTTCGTGGTTAACAGTTGGAGAAAAAACAGCTCAAATTTGTTTACATGCGGGAGCGAACGATTTTGGCTCAATAATGATTGAAGAAAATGTAGTTTCTGCTGCAGGAGCTCCACATCGATTTACTGCTGATGGCATTCAAAAAGCAATAAAAGAAGCCGGTTTTGAGCCACAACTTAGAACTCAAGAATATGAGGATAGAGCGCTTCCTGAAAACATGGAACAACAAGTAATTAATTATTAA
- a CDS encoding leucyl aminopeptidase, whose protein sequence is MEIKKIAKANTNSNIAFVVNTEKEIDQSFFTKNELNYAKSQLKEDVKLVVINRFSQVVFVVFVEKGDDYKAHQNARKSANKLVEKANELKVKELTVNSNLEITPAFVEAMLLSNYQFLKYYSEKKVNSLQKVNLLSKITNTELEEIINVSKATNHAKDLVNEPVSFLNANQLANEAKKLSKEAGYKIEVLSKSKIEALKMGGLLAVNKGSIDPPTFSILEWKPAKAKNKKPIILVGKGVVYDTGGLSLKPTPNSMDMMKCDMGGAAAVIGALYAVSKNKLPYHVIGLVPATDNRPGGNAYAPGDVITMHNKKTVEVLNTDAEGRMILADALSYAQKYKPELVLDAATLTGAAANAIGHYGVVAMGNADEKIMKKLKDSGNKVYERIVEFPFWDEYSEQLKSSIADMTNLGNGAGGAITAGKFLEKFTDYPYIHLDIAGPAFIKKPVDYISQGGTGVGVRLFYDFIKNY, encoded by the coding sequence ATGGAAATAAAAAAAATTGCCAAAGCAAATACGAATAGCAACATTGCTTTTGTTGTAAATACTGAAAAAGAAATAGACCAAAGTTTCTTTACAAAAAACGAATTAAATTACGCTAAAAGTCAGCTAAAAGAAGATGTTAAGCTTGTTGTAATAAACAGGTTTTCACAAGTTGTTTTTGTTGTCTTTGTTGAAAAAGGAGATGATTATAAAGCACACCAAAATGCTAGAAAATCGGCTAATAAGTTGGTAGAAAAAGCGAATGAATTAAAGGTTAAAGAGCTAACAGTAAATTCAAATTTAGAGATTACTCCTGCTTTTGTTGAAGCAATGTTATTAAGCAACTATCAATTTTTAAAATACTATTCCGAGAAAAAAGTTAACAGTCTTCAAAAGGTTAATCTACTTTCTAAAATAACCAATACAGAGTTAGAAGAGATTATTAATGTTTCAAAAGCAACTAACCACGCAAAAGATTTGGTAAACGAACCAGTATCCTTTTTAAATGCGAATCAACTTGCTAACGAAGCAAAAAAGCTTAGCAAAGAGGCTGGTTATAAAATAGAAGTTTTAAGTAAATCAAAAATTGAAGCACTTAAAATGGGAGGGTTGTTAGCGGTGAATAAAGGAAGTATTGACCCACCAACATTTTCAATTTTAGAATGGAAACCTGCTAAGGCAAAAAATAAAAAACCAATTATTTTGGTTGGAAAAGGAGTTGTTTATGACACAGGTGGTTTGAGTTTAAAACCAACCCCAAATTCGATGGATATGATGAAGTGCGATATGGGTGGAGCAGCAGCTGTTATTGGTGCTTTATATGCTGTCTCCAAAAACAAACTGCCTTATCATGTAATAGGCTTGGTTCCAGCAACAGATAATAGACCAGGAGGCAATGCTTATGCTCCAGGAGATGTTATAACTATGCACAATAAAAAAACTGTTGAAGTATTAAATACCGACGCTGAGGGACGTATGATTTTAGCTGATGCGTTGAGTTATGCACAAAAATATAAGCCCGAATTGGTTTTAGATGCAGCAACACTTACTGGTGCGGCAGCAAATGCAATTGGTCATTATGGCGTTGTTGCAATGGGAAATGCTGATGAAAAAATCATGAAAAAACTAAAAGACAGTGGAAATAAAGTTTACGAAAGAATTGTTGAATTCCCATTTTGGGACGAATATAGCGAGCAATTAAAATCAAGTATTGCTGACATGACCAACCTTGGAAATGGTGCAGGAGGAGCAATAACAGCAGGGAAGTTTTTAGAGAAATTTACCGATTATCCATACATCCATTTAGATATTGCTGGTCCAGCTTTTATCAAAAAGCCAGTTGATTATATTTCACAAGGTGGAACAGGTGTTGGTGTTAGATTATTCTATGATTTTATTAAAAATTATTAA
- the pdxA gene encoding 4-hydroxythreonine-4-phosphate dehydrogenase PdxA yields MSKRTNDKIRIGVSIGDHNGVGLEVIIKTFMDQQILELCTPIVYGSTKLANNYRKTLDVGEFSFNKINNADEASPKKANMVSCWSEEVELNLGTSTESAGKYAFLSLEAACKDLFDGKIDALVTAPINKDNIQSEEFNFAGHTEYLTEKFEGESLMLLNNDSLRVGIATNHIPVKEIAKNITVDKIFTKLKILSKSLVQDFAINSPRIAVLGLNPHAGDNGLIGKEEQEIITPAINSAKSIGLQVFGPYPADGFFGSGSYRKFDAILAMYHDQGLVPFKTLSFGEGVNFTAGLNVIRTSPDHGVAYDIAGKNIANEQSFRSAVYQAIDVFRNRQMDTEINENPLKVGKGK; encoded by the coding sequence ATGTCGAAACGAACAAACGATAAAATCCGAATTGGCGTAAGTATTGGCGACCACAATGGTGTTGGCTTAGAGGTAATAATTAAAACCTTTATGGATCAGCAGATATTGGAATTGTGTACACCAATAGTTTATGGCTCAACCAAACTGGCAAACAATTATAGAAAAACGTTGGATGTTGGTGAATTTAGCTTCAATAAAATAAATAATGCAGATGAAGCTAGTCCTAAAAAAGCGAATATGGTTAGTTGTTGGAGTGAAGAAGTTGAATTAAACTTGGGCACATCAACTGAAAGTGCTGGAAAATATGCTTTTTTATCGTTGGAAGCAGCGTGTAAGGACTTGTTCGATGGCAAAATAGATGCTTTAGTAACTGCACCAATAAACAAAGATAATATTCAATCAGAGGAATTTAATTTTGCTGGACACACAGAGTATTTAACAGAGAAATTTGAAGGAGAATCATTGATGTTATTAAACAATGATTCGTTACGAGTTGGAATAGCAACAAACCATATTCCTGTTAAAGAAATAGCAAAAAACATTACAGTTGATAAAATTTTTACCAAACTAAAAATTTTAAGTAAAAGCTTGGTTCAAGATTTTGCTATTAATAGTCCGCGTATAGCTGTTTTAGGATTAAATCCACACGCTGGTGATAATGGTTTGATAGGTAAAGAAGAACAAGAAATAATTACTCCTGCAATTAATAGTGCAAAAAGTATCGGTTTACAAGTTTTTGGTCCCTACCCTGCTGATGGGTTTTTTGGTTCGGGCAGTTACAGAAAATTTGATGCCATACTTGCTATGTACCATGATCAAGGGTTGGTGCCATTTAAGACCTTATCGTTTGGCGAGGGAGTTAATTTTACAGCAGGATTAAACGTTATTAGAACCTCTCCAGACCATGGAGTTGCTTACGATATTGCTGGAAAAAATATAGCGAACGAGCAATCGTTTCGTTCGGCAGTTTACCAAGCCATAGATGTGTTTAGAAACCGACAAATGGACACAGAAATAAATGAGAATCCTTTAAAAGTTGGAAAAGGGAAGTAA